One Bradyrhizobium sp. CCGB12 genomic window carries:
- the trpA gene encoding tryptophan synthase subunit alpha has product MTTRIDTRFTELKKQGRSAFVTYVMAGDPDLTTSLNIVKALPKAGADVIELGIPFTDPMADGPSIQAAGLRALKNGMTLKKTLELVRDFRKDDNVTPLVLMGYYNPIYIYGVDKFLADAKTSGVDGLIIVDLPPEEDDELCIPALKAGLNFIRLATPTTDDKRLPAVLANTSGFVYYVSIAGITGAAAADANAVGEAVARIKRHTKLPICVGFGIRTPEAARAIAEKADGSVVGTALVDALKNSLDAEGRATAKTVNAVAELTAALAQGVKGAQQAAE; this is encoded by the coding sequence GTGACCACGCGTATCGACACCCGTTTTACCGAGCTGAAGAAGCAAGGCCGCTCGGCTTTTGTCACCTATGTGATGGCCGGCGATCCCGATCTCACGACGTCACTCAATATCGTCAAGGCGCTGCCCAAGGCAGGTGCCGACGTCATCGAACTCGGCATTCCCTTCACCGATCCGATGGCGGATGGTCCCTCGATTCAGGCGGCAGGTCTGCGCGCGCTCAAGAATGGCATGACCTTGAAGAAGACGCTGGAACTGGTGCGCGACTTCCGCAAGGACGACAACGTCACGCCGCTGGTGCTGATGGGCTATTACAATCCGATCTACATTTACGGCGTCGACAAGTTTTTGGCTGATGCCAAGACATCAGGCGTTGACGGCCTGATCATCGTCGATTTACCGCCGGAGGAAGACGACGAGCTCTGCATTCCCGCGCTGAAGGCGGGCCTGAACTTCATTCGCCTCGCGACCCCGACCACCGACGACAAGCGCCTGCCCGCGGTGCTCGCGAACACATCAGGCTTTGTCTATTACGTCTCTATCGCCGGCATCACGGGTGCAGCGGCGGCTGACGCCAATGCCGTTGGTGAAGCTGTCGCGCGCATCAAGCGGCATACCAAGCTGCCAATCTGCGTTGGTTTTGGCATCCGCACGCCGGAGGCGGCGCGCGCCATTGCCGAGAAGGCCGATGGTTCGGTGGTCGGCACCGCGCTGGTCGACGCGCTCAAGAACAGCCTCGATGCCGAGGGACGGGCGACCGCCAAAACTGTTAACGCCGTGGCTGAGCTGACGGCGGCCCTCGCCCAGGGCGTCAAGGGCGCGCAACAGGCGGCGGAATAG
- the accD gene encoding acetyl-CoA carboxylase, carboxyltransferase subunit beta, giving the protein MNWLTNVVRPKIRNMLRRETPENLWIKCPDSGQLVFYKDVEANQFVIPGSNYHMRMGAVARLKSIFDNETWYDVALPEVTADPLKFRDEKKYVDRVKDARARTNLNDAIKVGYGKLEGAAVVVAVQDFDFMGGSLGMAAGEAIVRGLELAVEKNSPFIVFAASGGARMQEGILSLMQMPRTTVAVQMLREAKLPYIVVLTNPTTGGVTASYAMLGDVQIAEPGALIGFAGARVIEQTIREKLPEGFQRAEYLKEHGMVDMVVHRHELRPTLARLCRLLTKAPAQEGASKSVQPVASPAQIVSAAETAPAAPHA; this is encoded by the coding sequence ATGAACTGGCTTACCAATGTGGTCCGGCCGAAGATCCGCAACATGCTGCGGCGAGAGACGCCGGAGAATCTGTGGATCAAGTGTCCGGATTCCGGACAGCTCGTGTTCTACAAGGACGTCGAGGCCAACCAGTTCGTCATCCCTGGCTCGAACTACCACATGCGCATGGGCGCGGTGGCCCGGTTGAAGTCGATCTTCGACAATGAGACCTGGTACGACGTCGCGCTGCCCGAGGTCACGGCCGACCCGCTCAAGTTTCGCGACGAGAAGAAATACGTCGATCGCGTCAAGGATGCCCGTGCACGGACCAACCTCAACGACGCGATCAAGGTCGGCTACGGCAAGCTCGAGGGCGCTGCGGTCGTCGTCGCCGTACAGGATTTCGACTTCATGGGCGGCTCGCTCGGCATGGCCGCGGGTGAGGCCATCGTGCGCGGGCTCGAGCTTGCGGTCGAGAAGAATTCGCCGTTCATCGTGTTCGCCGCATCTGGCGGTGCGCGCATGCAGGAAGGCATCCTGTCGCTGATGCAGATGCCGCGCACCACCGTTGCGGTGCAGATGCTGCGCGAGGCCAAGCTGCCCTATATCGTCGTGCTGACCAACCCGACCACCGGCGGCGTCACCGCATCCTATGCGATGCTCGGCGACGTGCAGATCGCCGAGCCCGGCGCGCTGATCGGCTTCGCCGGCGCGCGCGTGATCGAGCAGACGATCCGCGAAAAGCTTCCCGAGGGTTTTCAGCGCGCCGAGTATCTGAAGGAGCACGGCATGGTCGACATGGTCGTGCATCGTCACGAATTGCGTCCGACCTTGGCGCGGCTCTGCCGCCTGCTGACCAAGGCGCCGGCTCAGGAAGGCGCATCGAAGTCCGTGCAGCCGGTCGCGAGCCCGGCGCAGATCGTATCGGCCGCCGAGACGGCGCCGGCCGCGCCGCACGCGTGA
- a CDS encoding glutamate ligase domain-containing protein, whose amino-acid sequence MNASPDSTKTPLGEVIERLSALHQKRIDLGLERMHRLLARLDHPESKLPPVIHIAGTNGKGSTLAYLRATLEAAGLRVHAYTSPYLVRINECFRLGRVGGGVLVGDDELRAALEKVERVNAGEAATVFELKTAAALHLFAQNPADVVLLEVGLGGRLDSTNVVDTPAACVITPVSMDHMDFLGDTLTSIAGEKAAIIKRGVPVICAEQMPEAMAVIEAQAKRMRAPLFAANESWHVNVERGRLVYSDDRGLMDLAAPRLFGRHQFDNAGLAIATLRAVPAFKVSHAAFEAGIVGAEWPARMQRITSGELLALGPRGSEIWLDGGHNAEGGRVAAAALGDLEERVSRPLVVIAGMMANKDAQGFLANFAGLTRHIIAVPIPDTENAMPADRLADAARSLGMRVEPAPGIEAALRALAKLAYEVPPRILITGSLYLAGHVLAINGTPPA is encoded by the coding sequence GTGAACGCGTCCCCTGACAGCACAAAGACGCCGCTCGGCGAAGTGATCGAGCGGCTGTCGGCCCTGCATCAGAAACGCATCGATCTCGGGCTCGAGCGGATGCACCGCCTGCTCGCGCGGCTCGACCACCCTGAAAGCAAGCTGCCGCCGGTGATCCACATCGCCGGCACCAACGGCAAGGGCTCGACGCTGGCCTATCTGCGCGCGACGCTGGAAGCCGCCGGCCTGCGCGTCCACGCCTACACCTCGCCTTATCTCGTCCGCATCAACGAATGCTTCCGGCTCGGCCGCGTCGGCGGCGGGGTGCTGGTCGGCGACGACGAGTTGCGCGCGGCTCTGGAAAAGGTCGAGCGCGTCAATGCCGGCGAGGCCGCGACCGTATTCGAGCTGAAGACCGCCGCCGCCTTGCACCTGTTCGCGCAGAATCCGGCCGATGTGGTGCTGCTCGAAGTCGGCCTCGGCGGCCGGCTCGATTCGACCAATGTGGTCGACACGCCCGCGGCCTGTGTGATCACGCCTGTCAGCATGGACCACATGGATTTCCTTGGGGACACGCTGACCTCGATTGCCGGCGAGAAGGCAGCGATCATCAAGCGCGGCGTGCCCGTGATTTGCGCCGAGCAGATGCCGGAAGCGATGGCCGTGATCGAGGCGCAGGCCAAGCGCATGCGCGCGCCGCTGTTTGCCGCGAACGAAAGCTGGCACGTCAATGTCGAGCGCGGGCGCCTGGTCTATTCCGATGATCGCGGCCTGATGGATCTCGCCGCGCCGCGCCTGTTCGGCCGCCACCAGTTCGACAATGCCGGCCTCGCGATCGCGACGCTGCGCGCGGTCCCCGCCTTCAAGGTCAGTCACGCCGCGTTCGAGGCCGGCATCGTCGGTGCGGAATGGCCGGCACGGATGCAGCGCATCACCTCGGGCGAGCTGCTCGCTCTCGGGCCGCGGGGCTCGGAAATCTGGCTCGACGGCGGCCACAATGCCGAGGGCGGCCGCGTCGCGGCGGCGGCGCTGGGCGATCTCGAAGAGCGGGTATCGCGGCCGCTGGTCGTCATCGCCGGCATGATGGCCAACAAGGACGCGCAGGGTTTTCTCGCCAATTTCGCCGGCCTCACCCGCCACATCATCGCGGTGCCGATTCCCGATACCGAGAACGCGATGCCGGCCGACCGTCTCGCGGACGCCGCGCGCAGCCTCGGCATGCGCGTCGAGCCCGCGCCCGGCATCGAAGCCGCGCTGCGCGCCTTGGCGAAGCTTGCCTATGAGGTGCCACCGCGCATTCTGATCACCGGCTCGCTGTACCTGGCTGGCCACGTGCTGGCGATCAACGGCACGCCTCCTGCATAG
- a CDS encoding metallophosphoesterase: MRFAAIADVHGNYLALEAVLADIRALGIADIVNLGDMLSGPLDARRTIEILMRLDAVHVLGNHDRYLLDRPPEKMGSWDRPAHAQLDAAHLDWLRAQPMTRVFSDQVFLCHATPDNDEVYWLDTVHPDGTVALSPLDRIEQFAQGITQSLILCAHTHLARAVRLRDGRLIVNPGSVGSPGYRDVHPFPHVVEAGTPHARYAILELFDGAWQVTFRHVAYDHEAMAALARRNGQPELANALATGWIK; the protein is encoded by the coding sequence ATGCGTTTTGCCGCGATTGCCGACGTCCACGGAAATTACCTCGCCCTGGAAGCGGTGCTCGCCGACATCCGCGCGCTGGGGATCGCCGACATCGTCAATCTCGGCGACATGCTGAGCGGTCCGCTTGATGCGCGCCGCACCATCGAGATCTTGATGAGGCTCGACGCCGTGCACGTGCTCGGCAATCACGACCGCTATCTGCTCGACCGTCCGCCGGAGAAGATGGGCTCGTGGGATCGTCCCGCGCATGCGCAGCTCGATGCCGCACACCTCGACTGGCTGCGCGCACAGCCGATGACGCGCGTCTTCAGCGACCAGGTTTTCCTCTGCCACGCGACGCCTGACAACGATGAGGTCTATTGGCTCGATACCGTGCACCCTGATGGCACCGTGGCGCTGTCGCCGCTCGATCGCATCGAGCAGTTCGCGCAAGGCATCACACAGTCGCTGATCCTCTGCGCCCACACCCATCTCGCGCGCGCCGTGCGGCTGCGCGACGGCCGCCTAATCGTCAATCCCGGCAGTGTCGGCAGCCCCGGCTATCGCGACGTGCATCCATTCCCGCATGTGGTCGAGGCCGGCACGCCGCACGCGCGCTATGCGATCCTCGAACTCTTCGATGGTGCGTGGCAGGTGACGTTCCGCCATGTCGCGTACGATCATGAGGCCATGGCGGCGCTGGCGCGGCGCAACGGTCAGCCGGAACTGGCGAACGCGCTCGCGACGGGATGGATCAAATAG
- a CDS encoding ATP-dependent DNA ligase, with the protein MEARSVDEIPRGKEWQYEPKWDGFRCLLSRDGSRIDLRSKSGEDLARYFPEIVAAALKLKADRFTLDGEIVVPHGKSFSFDALLQRIHPAASRVKKLSQDTPALYLVFDLLATAKQKNLTEKTLSERRPALEAFAKTNLKGSIFRLSPFTTSYATARKWLAQSGGGSDGVIAKRVDLPYQVGNRDGMQKIKKFRSADCVIGGFRYATNKIAGRNVVGSLLLGLYDDEGLLHHVGFTSAIKAEEKPDLTDRLEALIAEPGFTGNAPGGPSRWSTERSAKWCPLKPRLVIEICYDHFSGERFRHGTSILRWRPDKAPRQCSFEQLKQKAADPMKLLTRP; encoded by the coding sequence ATGGAGGCGCGCTCGGTCGACGAGATCCCGCGCGGCAAGGAGTGGCAATATGAACCCAAGTGGGATGGCTTCCGCTGCCTGCTGTCGCGTGATGGCAGCCGCATCGACCTGCGCTCGAAATCCGGCGAGGACCTCGCGCGCTATTTCCCCGAGATCGTCGCCGCGGCGCTGAAGCTGAAGGCGGATCGCTTCACGCTCGACGGCGAGATCGTCGTGCCGCACGGCAAGAGTTTTTCCTTCGATGCACTCTTGCAGCGCATTCATCCGGCCGCGAGCCGCGTGAAGAAACTCTCGCAGGACACCCCGGCGCTCTACCTCGTCTTCGATCTGCTCGCGACGGCCAAGCAGAAAAATCTGACCGAGAAGACGCTGAGCGAGCGCCGGCCGGCGCTGGAAGCTTTTGCGAAGACCAATCTGAAAGGCAGCATCTTCCGCCTCTCGCCGTTCACGACGAGCTACGCCACGGCCAGAAAATGGCTGGCGCAATCCGGCGGCGGCTCGGACGGCGTCATCGCCAAGCGCGTCGACCTGCCCTATCAGGTAGGCAATCGCGACGGCATGCAGAAGATCAAGAAATTCCGCAGCGCCGATTGCGTCATTGGCGGCTTCCGCTACGCCACCAACAAGATCGCGGGCCGGAACGTCGTCGGCTCGCTGCTGCTCGGGCTCTATGACGACGAGGGCCTGCTGCACCATGTTGGCTTCACCTCGGCCATCAAGGCGGAGGAGAAGCCTGATCTGACCGACCGGCTCGAAGCATTGATTGCCGAGCCCGGCTTCACCGGCAATGCGCCGGGCGGGCCGAGCCGCTGGTCGACCGAACGTTCGGCGAAATGGTGTCCGCTGAAGCCAAGGCTGGTGATCGAAATCTGCTACGACCATTTCAGCGGCGAACGATTTCGCCACGGCACCTCGATCCTGCGCTGGCGCCCCGACAAGGCACCGCGGCAATGCAGCTTCGAGCAGCTGAAGCAGAAGGCGGCAGACCCGATGAAGCTGTTGACGCGCCCGTAG
- the trxA gene encoding thioredoxin encodes MAVSKVSDADFEAEVLKANGPVVVDFWAEWCGPCRMIAPALDEIAGAMGDKVKIVKLNVDESPKTASKYGVMSIPTLMIFKGGEMASRQVGAAPKAKLQQWITSAV; translated from the coding sequence ATGGCCGTTAGCAAGGTTTCCGACGCCGATTTCGAAGCCGAAGTGCTCAAGGCGAACGGCCCCGTGGTCGTCGATTTCTGGGCGGAGTGGTGCGGCCCCTGCCGCATGATCGCGCCCGCCCTCGACGAGATCGCCGGCGCGATGGGCGACAAGGTCAAGATCGTGAAGCTCAACGTCGACGAGAGCCCGAAGACCGCGTCCAAGTACGGCGTGATGTCGATCCCGACGCTGATGATCTTCAAGGGCGGCGAGATGGCCTCCCGCCAGGTCGGCGCGGCGCCGAAGGCGAAGCTGCAGCAATGGATCACCTCCGCGGTCTGA
- the addA gene encoding double-strand break repair helicase AddA: protein MVKAPRPIPDEVRARQARASDPSASAFVSANAGSGKTHVLVQRVIRLLLSGVPPEKILCITFTKAAAANMAERVFTTLGHWVTLDDTGLDAAIRAVGIPHPDRKLRRDARKLFACALETPGGLKVQTIHALCTRLLQQFPFEANVPARFAVIDERDQTDMMERANLKVLLEAARDPESVTGRALLTAMASAADVTFKEVVREACLSRDHFMAWTDEAGNAGAAAEQMGAVLGVDASDRIEDVETEILDGPFLPRSRWDDIAFALEDGSKSDNDQAGRLREAKVFSGSAQVDAYLGVFLTDEKLPRKAVLTKKFCDHNPSVARLFENEAQRLSGLIEKRRAVTMRDRTAALLHIATAAAANYRREKQERGLLDYDDLIDKTLAMLDRVSSGWVHYKLDRGVDHVLIDEAQDTSPRQWDIVAHIISEFTAGEGAREGLNRTVFAVGDEKQSIFSFQGADPHEFDTRKRELGRKFTAAGLKFDPVAFTYSFRSGAAILHSVDHVFREPAIYKSIHSVDIGQPLHNALADAGPSVIELWDLAEADDRQDIEGWRAPFDGVAATSPEVKLAHRIQAEIKRLVESGTLTGHDGERRPLRYGDMLILVRRRGNAFDAVIQALKHAGVPVAGADRLKLTEHIAIIDLMNLADALLLPQDDLALAVALKSPLFGLDDDDLFQLAHGRKGSLRRALGEHAGTSEKFTTALRRLEACETRAREETPFAFYAWLLGGDGGRARMLRRLGFEANDALDEFLELALNYERKAPASLQGFMAWLRSADTEVKRDMEISRDEVRVMTVHGAKGLEASVVFMVDTTSSPADSQRLRLIHVPRGNGGEVVVWAGRKADDPKPVIEARKAMLEETEDEYRRLLYVAMTRAADRLIVGGCMPGNMKTVRKLSWYDLVDTGLAGSGLDKQTIETPLGKVTRFARPGDVAALGTPATSADQTVALPDWLRAPALRETVDDDLVRPSGQPAEGGRAVRSGESVQSRALALQRGTLVHRLLQSLPDLAIERRREAALGFMARNASDWPEADRTALADKVLGLIAEPRFAPVFGAGSRAEVAIVGKLERPGRQPALVSGQIDRLVVRPDEVLIVDFKTNQAAPRSASEAPAAYVRQLALYRAVLSRLYPQKPVRAVLLWTEALEYMEISAPALDAALASLVRGVSILDPARSRS, encoded by the coding sequence ATGGTGAAGGCGCCCCGCCCCATCCCCGACGAGGTACGCGCGCGGCAGGCGCGTGCGTCCGATCCGAGCGCCTCGGCTTTCGTGTCGGCCAATGCCGGCTCGGGCAAGACGCATGTGCTGGTGCAGCGCGTGATCCGCCTCTTGCTGTCGGGCGTGCCGCCGGAAAAGATCCTCTGTATCACCTTCACCAAGGCCGCCGCCGCCAACATGGCCGAGCGCGTGTTCACCACGCTCGGTCATTGGGTGACGCTTGACGATACCGGGCTTGACGCAGCCATCCGCGCCGTCGGCATTCCCCATCCGGACCGAAAACTGCGACGCGACGCACGAAAACTTTTCGCCTGTGCGCTGGAGACGCCGGGCGGCTTGAAGGTGCAGACGATCCACGCGCTATGCACCCGCCTGCTCCAGCAGTTTCCGTTCGAAGCCAACGTGCCGGCGCGCTTCGCTGTCATCGACGAGCGCGACCAGACCGACATGATGGAGCGCGCCAATCTGAAGGTGCTGCTGGAGGCCGCGCGTGATCCGGAAAGCGTCACCGGCCGTGCGTTGCTGACCGCGATGGCGAGCGCCGCCGACGTCACGTTCAAGGAGGTCGTGCGCGAAGCCTGTCTCAGCCGCGACCACTTCATGGCCTGGACCGACGAGGCCGGCAACGCCGGGGCGGCGGCCGAGCAGATGGGCGCAGTGCTGGGCGTCGATGCAAGCGACCGTATCGAGGATGTCGAGACGGAGATCCTCGACGGCCCGTTCCTGCCGCGATCGCGCTGGGACGACATCGCCTTTGCGCTGGAGGACGGCAGCAAGTCCGACAACGACCAGGCTGGCCGGCTCCGCGAGGCAAAGGTTTTTTCCGGCAGCGCGCAGGTTGATGCCTATCTCGGCGTCTTCCTCACCGACGAGAAGCTGCCGCGCAAGGCGGTGCTGACCAAGAAGTTTTGCGATCACAATCCATCCGTCGCCCGTCTGTTCGAGAACGAGGCGCAGCGTCTCAGTGGACTGATCGAGAAGCGCCGCGCGGTGACCATGCGCGACCGCACCGCGGCCCTGCTGCATATCGCGACCGCCGCCGCCGCAAACTATCGCCGCGAGAAGCAGGAGCGCGGGCTGCTCGATTATGACGATCTGATCGACAAGACGCTGGCGATGCTCGACCGCGTCTCCTCGGGCTGGGTGCACTACAAGCTCGACCGCGGCGTCGACCACGTCCTGATCGACGAGGCCCAGGACACCAGCCCGCGGCAATGGGACATCGTCGCGCACATCATCTCGGAATTCACGGCCGGAGAAGGCGCGCGCGAAGGGCTGAACCGCACCGTCTTCGCCGTCGGCGACGAGAAGCAGTCGATCTTCTCGTTCCAGGGCGCTGACCCGCACGAATTCGATACGCGTAAGCGGGAGCTGGGCCGCAAGTTCACCGCCGCTGGGCTGAAATTCGATCCGGTCGCCTTCACCTATTCGTTCCGCTCAGGCGCCGCGATCCTGCACTCGGTTGACCATGTCTTTCGCGAACCCGCGATCTACAAGAGTATCCATTCTGTCGACATCGGCCAACCCCTGCACAATGCGCTCGCCGATGCAGGCCCCAGCGTTATCGAGCTGTGGGACCTTGCGGAAGCCGACGACAGACAGGACATCGAAGGCTGGCGCGCCCCCTTCGACGGCGTTGCCGCGACCAGCCCCGAAGTGAAGCTCGCCCACCGGATCCAGGCCGAGATCAAGCGCCTGGTCGAGAGCGGCACGCTGACGGGACACGACGGCGAGCGTCGTCCCCTACGCTACGGCGACATGCTGATCCTGGTGCGCCGGCGTGGCAACGCATTCGACGCCGTGATCCAGGCGCTGAAGCACGCGGGCGTCCCGGTCGCCGGCGCCGACCGGCTGAAGCTGACCGAGCACATCGCCATCATCGACCTGATGAACCTTGCGGACGCGCTGCTGCTGCCGCAGGACGATCTCGCGCTCGCGGTCGCACTGAAAAGCCCGCTGTTCGGCCTCGATGACGACGATCTGTTTCAGCTGGCCCATGGCCGCAAGGGCTCGCTGCGCCGCGCGCTCGGCGAGCATGCGGGCACAAGCGAGAAGTTCACCACGGCATTGCGGCGCCTGGAAGCCTGCGAGACGCGGGCGCGCGAGGAGACGCCGTTCGCGTTCTACGCCTGGCTGCTCGGCGGCGACGGCGGTCGCGCACGCATGCTGCGCCGGCTCGGCTTTGAAGCCAACGACGCGCTCGACGAATTTCTGGAGCTGGCGCTGAACTACGAGCGCAAGGCTCCGGCCTCGCTGCAAGGCTTCATGGCCTGGCTCCGTTCGGCCGACACCGAGGTGAAGCGCGACATGGAGATCTCGCGCGACGAGGTGCGAGTGATGACCGTGCACGGCGCCAAGGGCCTGGAGGCCTCCGTCGTGTTCATGGTCGACACCACATCGTCGCCTGCGGATTCGCAGCGCCTGCGGCTGATCCACGTGCCGCGCGGCAATGGCGGCGAGGTCGTGGTCTGGGCCGGCCGCAAGGCGGACGATCCCAAGCCTGTTATCGAGGCGCGCAAGGCGATGCTCGAGGAGACCGAGGACGAATACCGCCGCCTGCTCTATGTCGCGATGACGCGCGCGGCCGACCGGCTGATCGTCGGCGGCTGCATGCCCGGCAACATGAAGACGGTCCGCAAGCTGAGCTGGTACGATCTGGTCGACACCGGGCTTGCCGGCTCGGGCCTCGACAAGCAGACGATCGAGACGCCCCTCGGCAAGGTGACCCGATTCGCCCGCCCTGGGGATGTCGCAGCGCTCGGCACGCCCGCAACCTCCGCGGACCAGACCGTCGCGTTGCCGGATTGGCTGCGCGCACCGGCACTGCGCGAGACCGTCGACGACGATCTGGTGCGTCCCTCCGGCCAGCCTGCCGAGGGGGGGCGCGCGGTACGATCAGGCGAATCGGTCCAGTCCCGCGCCCTCGCATTGCAACGCGGCACGCTGGTGCATCGGCTGCTGCAATCCCTGCCCGATCTCGCCATTGAGCGCCGTCGCGAGGCCGCGCTCGGCTTCATGGCACGCAACGCCTCCGACTGGCCGGAGGCCGACCGTACCGCGCTGGCCGACAAGGTGCTCGGTCTGATCGCTGAACCGCGTTTCGCCCCGGTGTTTGGCGCCGGCAGCCGGGCGGAGGTCGCCATCGTCGGCAAATTGGAGCGGCCGGGCCGCCAGCCAGCGCTGGTGTCGGGGCAGATCGACCGGCTGGTGGTTCGTCCCGACGAGGTCCTGATCGTCGACTTCAAGACCAACCAGGCCGCGCCCAGGAGTGCCAGCGAAGCACCCGCCGCCTATGTCCGGCAGCTCGCACTGTACCGGGCGGTGCTCTCGCGGCTTTATCCCCAAAAGCCGGTCAGGGCTGTCCTGCTCTGGACCGAGGCCCTTGAATATATGGAGATTTCAGCCCCCGCGCTGGACGCGGCGCTGGCATCCCTTGTTCGCGGCGTGAGCATCCTTGACCCGGCAAGGAGCCGTTCATAG